Proteins encoded together in one Candidatus Neomarinimicrobiota bacterium window:
- a CDS encoding DUF2225 domain-containing protein: protein MNHDNYVPEDIDNGQRAVACPVCGTNIPNNPKDMLFEIEAIDTDFRIHTLQDDLLDDWLIQCPVCYYVSHDFALPPQNLQEVSVYVESPAYLEQFSDNNPTTLELFRAYLGILTVDGARSHLIGDCYMRIAWLYDDEGNDTRAAENRGKAIEYFERSLLETNMNAKDVSMSHYLMADMHRRNKNFDKARKNLYNLDTSIKMMRRLFDFQWQLINEKKSGIVQLPREESPDEVLS, encoded by the coding sequence ATGAATCATGACAATTATGTTCCCGAGGATATCGATAACGGGCAGCGAGCCGTTGCCTGTCCGGTTTGTGGAACCAATATCCCCAATAATCCCAAAGACATGCTCTTTGAAATAGAAGCCATTGATACAGATTTCAGAATACACACTCTCCAGGATGACCTGCTGGATGACTGGTTGATACAGTGTCCGGTGTGTTATTATGTGAGTCACGATTTTGCCTTGCCGCCCCAAAACCTTCAGGAGGTTTCTGTTTATGTTGAAAGCCCGGCTTACCTGGAACAATTTTCCGACAACAATCCGACAACACTGGAGCTGTTCCGGGCCTACCTCGGCATTTTGACTGTGGATGGCGCCCGCTCCCATCTTATCGGCGACTGTTATATGCGCATCGCCTGGCTCTATGATGATGAAGGAAACGATACCCGGGCAGCTGAAAACAGGGGGAAGGCCATTGAATACTTTGAACGGTCTTTGCTGGAAACGAATATGAATGCCAAAGACGTTTCCATGTCCCACTATCTTATGGCGGATATGCACCGGCGAAATAAAAATTTCGACAAAGCGAGAAAAAATTTGTACAATCTGGATACATCCATAAAAATGATGCGCAGGCTTTTTGATTTCCAGTGGCAGCTCATCAATGAAAAAAAATCGGGGATTGTTCAACTTCCCCGTGAGGAGAGCCCCGATGAAGTATTATCCTGA
- a CDS encoding NUDIX domain-containing protein produces the protein MTRIITRVIDCWIFRRTSGGLRFLIMKRAPERIYAGIHHCVHGKILPGERAWETALREMYEETGLKPVRFWVADVTSSFYEATEDRMNLVPVFAAEVETERVEIGNEHESYEWLSLEDAMEKVAWGNHQMALRAIARMMQEGFEARKWLEIKLNES, from the coding sequence ATGACACGTATTATCACACGGGTGATTGATTGCTGGATTTTCCGGCGGACTTCCGGCGGACTCCGTTTTTTGATCATGAAACGGGCGCCGGAACGTATTTATGCCGGCATCCACCACTGTGTCCATGGTAAAATCCTCCCCGGGGAAAGGGCCTGGGAAACAGCGCTGCGGGAAATGTACGAAGAGACGGGGCTGAAACCGGTTCGCTTTTGGGTTGCCGACGTTACCAGCTCCTTTTATGAAGCAACGGAAGACCGCATGAACCTGGTCCCCGTTTTTGCCGCCGAGGTAGAAACGGAAAGGGTCGAAATAGGCAATGAACATGAAAGCTATGAATGGCTTTCCCTGGAAGATGCCATGGAAAAAGTGGCCTGGGGAAATCACCAAATGGCTCTCAGGGCCATTGCCCGTATGATGCAGGAAGGATTTGAAGCAAGAAAATGGTTGGAGATCAAACTCAATGAATCATGA
- the ssb gene encoding single-stranded DNA-binding protein: MHKNSMNKVIIIGNLGRDPERRALPDGRAISNFSVATTESYRDGSSGEIKEITEWHRCVAFGKTADYINQYVTKGRKVYIEGRLRTRKWQDKEGNDKYTTEILVDILILLDRKGSGSNDYDSATASDVSIHYDENKNTASGSGTSENLPQEDDLPF; this comes from the coding sequence ATGCATAAGAATTCCATGAACAAAGTGATCATTATTGGTAATCTCGGACGGGATCCGGAGCGGAGAGCACTGCCAGACGGACGGGCTATTTCAAACTTTTCAGTGGCGACAACGGAATCTTACCGGGATGGATCCAGCGGTGAAATCAAGGAAATTACCGAATGGCATCGCTGTGTTGCATTCGGAAAAACGGCGGATTATATCAACCAGTATGTGACCAAAGGACGCAAAGTCTATATTGAGGGCAGGCTCAGGACCCGCAAATGGCAGGATAAGGAAGGGAACGACAAGTATACAACTGAAATTCTTGTTGATATCCTTATTCTTCTGGACAGGAAGGGATCCGGCTCGAATGACTATGACAGTGCAACTGCTTCGGACGTATCGATTCACTATGATGAAAACAAGAATACGGCTTCCGGTTCCGGGACTTCGGAAAATCTGCCCCAAGAAGACGACCTTCCCTTCTGA
- a CDS encoding YggS family pyridoxal phosphate-dependent enzyme, producing the protein MTKTLEENLLRIKADIKQLSPHPDRVTLVAVTKRFPVSVMKQAVDLGIRNLGENRMQEALEKFEKEPFPGVIRHFIGVLQSNKVQKFVDHFHWLHSLDQLKTARKIHEKKSHVNICIQVNTSSEKSKSGLPPDKVQDFVRILYKETPALHIRGLMTMGPLTDDENRIRKAFRLLREIGDSLRPFETDTFSFREYSMGMSGDYRIALEEGATMLRIGQGLFGPRPENL; encoded by the coding sequence ATGACAAAAACCCTCGAAGAAAATCTTTTACGTATCAAGGCGGATATCAAACAACTGTCTCCCCACCCCGACAGGGTAACGCTGGTTGCCGTCACCAAACGTTTTCCCGTCTCCGTTATGAAGCAGGCCGTGGACCTGGGCATCCGTAATCTGGGAGAGAACCGGATGCAGGAGGCCCTGGAAAAATTCGAAAAGGAACCCTTTCCCGGCGTGATCCGCCATTTTATCGGTGTGCTTCAATCTAACAAAGTTCAGAAGTTTGTGGATCATTTTCACTGGCTGCATAGCCTGGATCAGCTGAAAACAGCCCGGAAAATTCACGAGAAGAAATCCCACGTGAATATTTGTATACAGGTGAATACAAGTAGTGAAAAATCAAAAAGCGGCCTTCCGCCGGACAAGGTGCAGGACTTTGTCAGAATCTTGTATAAAGAGACCCCGGCCCTGCATATTCGCGGACTCATGACCATGGGGCCGTTAACAGATGATGAAAACAGAATCCGAAAAGCCTTCCGCCTCCTCCGGGAGATTGGAGATTCTCTCCGGCCCTTCGAAACGGATACCTTTTCTTTCAGGGAATATTCCATGGGCATGTCCGGAGATTACCGCATTGCCCTGGAGGAGGGTGCTACGATGCTGAGGATCGGACAGGGCCTTTTCGGACCGAGACCGGAGAACCTATGA
- the gyrA gene encoding DNA gyrase subunit A: MTNQRIIPVNIEDELKESYIDYSMSVIVSRALPDVRDGLKPVHRRILFGMNELGVQHNRSYKKSARIVGEVMGKYHPHGDSSVYDAMVRLSQNFAMRYPLVDGQGNFGSVDGDNAAAMRYTEARMTRLAGELLVDIEKETVDFRPNFDETLQEPVVLPTQVPNLLVNGASGIAVGMATNIPPHNMGEICNALSALVDNPDLEIQDLMKYIKGPDFPTGGLVFGSAGLNSAYLTGRGKVQIRARASTEQIRGGKEQIVITEIPYQVNKSNVMEKIADLVRNKVIDGISDLRDESDKDGIRIVIELKRDAIPEVVLNNLYKHTQLQTTFGIILLALVNGVPKVLNLKQILTHFIEFRHDIVVKRTRFDLNKAEEAAHILEGLKIALDNIDEVIKIIRAAQGVQEARKNLIARFNFSEKQAQAILDMRLQKLTGLERDKIVQEYLEKLKLIEKLKFILENKSKRMEIIKEEFEYIKSRYGDPRRTEMIADSDDFTIEDMIADEEMVITITHNGFIKRSPVSAYRSQKRGGVGKRGAGTRDEDFVENLFIASTHEYMMFFTNLGKVYWLKVHQIPQAGRASRGRAIVNLLECEKGENVRAFLNVREFSDDRFVIMATRKGVIKKTVLSAFSHPRRTGILAVKFREDDDLVGVDITNGEQDIILGTLEGKAIRFNEKHIRNMGRNASGVRGITLANKEDRVVDMVVVKREGASVLAVSERGFGKRSEIVDYRVTNRGGKGVITLKTLPKIGKMVALKEVVDTDDLMLITVQGLLIRMHVRDISVYSRNTQGIRLINLKPDDKISSVAYLKEDEEGENGEE, from the coding sequence TTGACCAATCAACGCATTATACCCGTAAATATTGAGGATGAACTTAAAGAGTCCTATATCGATTATTCCATGTCTGTAATCGTATCCAGGGCCCTGCCGGATGTCCGGGACGGCCTGAAGCCGGTTCACCGGAGGATTCTGTTTGGAATGAATGAATTGGGCGTTCAGCATAACCGCTCCTATAAAAAATCTGCTCGTATTGTGGGTGAAGTCATGGGTAAATATCACCCCCATGGCGATTCTTCCGTTTACGACGCCATGGTCCGGCTTTCCCAGAATTTTGCCATGCGCTATCCCCTGGTGGACGGACAAGGAAATTTCGGGTCGGTGGATGGTGATAACGCAGCCGCAATGCGGTACACCGAAGCGCGGATGACCCGCCTTGCCGGCGAACTGCTGGTGGATATAGAAAAAGAAACGGTGGATTTCCGCCCGAATTTTGATGAAACCCTTCAAGAGCCGGTTGTTCTGCCGACACAGGTCCCCAACCTTCTGGTAAACGGGGCGTCGGGTATTGCCGTAGGCATGGCGACCAATATACCGCCCCACAACATGGGAGAAATCTGTAATGCCCTCTCGGCGCTGGTAGACAATCCCGATCTGGAAATTCAGGATCTGATGAAATATATCAAGGGTCCGGATTTTCCAACCGGAGGTCTTGTGTTTGGTTCAGCCGGACTGAACTCCGCTTATCTGACCGGACGGGGCAAAGTGCAAATCCGGGCCCGGGCCTCTACAGAACAAATCCGGGGAGGAAAAGAACAAATTGTTATTACTGAAATTCCATACCAGGTTAACAAAAGCAATGTGATGGAAAAAATTGCAGACCTGGTTCGGAATAAGGTGATTGATGGCATCAGCGACCTGCGAGACGAATCGGACAAGGACGGTATCCGCATCGTGATTGAACTGAAGCGGGATGCCATCCCGGAAGTGGTTCTGAACAATTTGTACAAACACACACAGCTTCAGACCACCTTCGGCATAATTCTTCTGGCATTGGTGAACGGCGTACCCAAGGTTTTGAACCTGAAGCAGATACTTACTCATTTCATAGAATTCCGTCATGATATCGTTGTAAAACGAACCCGGTTTGATCTGAATAAAGCCGAAGAAGCGGCCCATATTCTGGAAGGTCTGAAAATCGCACTGGATAACATTGATGAGGTTATTAAAATTATCCGTGCCGCACAAGGTGTACAGGAAGCCCGGAAAAATCTCATCGCCCGTTTTAATTTCAGCGAAAAGCAGGCCCAGGCCATTTTGGATATGCGACTTCAGAAATTGACGGGACTGGAGCGGGATAAAATTGTTCAGGAATATCTGGAAAAACTGAAGTTGATTGAGAAACTGAAATTCATCCTTGAAAATAAATCCAAGCGGATGGAAATCATCAAGGAAGAATTTGAGTATATCAAATCCAGATACGGTGACCCCCGGCGGACGGAGATGATTGCCGACAGTGATGATTTTACTATTGAAGATATGATTGCCGATGAAGAGATGGTGATTACCATTACCCACAACGGGTTCATCAAGCGTTCTCCCGTCTCGGCCTACCGCTCTCAGAAACGCGGAGGTGTAGGCAAACGGGGTGCCGGAACCCGGGACGAAGATTTTGTGGAAAATCTCTTTATTGCATCCACTCATGAATACATGATGTTTTTTACCAACCTTGGGAAGGTGTACTGGCTGAAGGTCCACCAGATTCCTCAGGCCGGAAGGGCATCCCGCGGACGGGCTATTGTGAATCTTCTGGAGTGTGAAAAAGGGGAGAATGTCCGGGCATTTCTCAATGTCCGTGAATTTTCAGATGACCGTTTTGTCATTATGGCAACCCGGAAAGGGGTTATTAAGAAAACGGTACTGTCTGCATTCAGTCACCCCAGAAGAACGGGCATTTTGGCGGTTAAGTTCCGGGAAGATGATGACTTGGTCGGTGTGGATATTACCAACGGCGAGCAGGATATTATTCTGGGAACCCTGGAAGGGAAAGCCATTCGCTTCAATGAAAAACATATCCGCAATATGGGCAGAAATGCCTCCGGAGTACGGGGCATTACCCTTGCCAATAAGGAAGACCGGGTGGTGGATATGGTTGTGGTCAAACGGGAAGGAGCCAGCGTTTTGGCTGTCAGTGAACGGGGTTTTGGAAAACGCTCCGAAATTGTGGATTACCGGGTGACCAACCGGGGCGGAAAAGGCGTGATTACCCTGAAAACACTCCCCAAAATCGGGAAAATGGTGGCCCTCAAAGAAGTGGTTGACACAGACGACCTGATGCTGATTACGGTTCAGGGGCTCCTTATCCGGATGCACGTCCGGGATATCAGTGTATATTCCCGCAATACACAGGGTATAAGACTGATCAATCTGAAACCGGATGATAAAATCAGCTCGGTTGCCTACCTGAAAGAAGATGAAGAAGGCGAAAACGGCGAAGAATGA
- the gyrB gene encoding DNA topoisomerase (ATP-hydrolyzing) subunit B, whose translation MTTSAANDYRSDKITVLKGLEAVRKRPAMYIGDVGKRGLHHLVYEVVDNSIDESLAGFCDKIIVTIHPDESVSITDNGRGMPVDLHPTEKIPGVEVIMTILHAGGKFDKGSYKVSGGLHGVGVSVVNALSEKCRVRIHRNGKIYEQTYEKGVPTKKLEIIGKSRQSGTTVTFYPDKSIFTKVLFDKEVLEERMRELAFLNRDVSITLIDERSGEESSFHYKGGIREFVTYLNEARSPLHPKPVYITGEREDVYVEFAFQYNDSYNENFFAYVNCIHTIEGGTHLTGARTALTRSLNSYALKNNLFKGIKKNNFSLSGEDTREGITAVISVRVPEPQFEGQTKTKLGNSEVKGIVDSIISDGLSEYFEQNPSVARKVIEKSVLAAKARDAARAARELTRRKNALDSSNLPGKLSDCSIKDPALSELFLVEGDSAGGSAKQGRDRRFQAILPLRGKILNVEKARLDKILSNNEIRTMITAIGAGIGKEEFNIEKIRYHKIIIMTDADVDGAHIRTLLMTFFYRQMFDLIKDGYVYIAQPPLYRIKNGKSLQYAYDDDELVKLLKRYDAKTRSRVNISRYKGLGEMNPDQLWSTTMDPETRTLKQVSIEDAAAADRMFSVLMGESVESRRHFIEANAKYVKNLDI comes from the coding sequence ATGACGACAAGCGCTGCGAATGATTACAGATCAGATAAAATTACTGTACTTAAGGGACTTGAGGCCGTCCGCAAACGGCCGGCTATGTATATTGGGGATGTGGGAAAACGCGGGCTTCATCATCTGGTTTATGAAGTGGTGGATAATTCCATTGATGAGTCACTTGCGGGTTTTTGTGATAAAATCATTGTAACCATCCATCCCGATGAAAGCGTGAGTATCACGGACAACGGTCGGGGAATGCCGGTGGATTTGCATCCAACGGAGAAAATACCGGGTGTGGAAGTGATTATGACTATTCTTCATGCCGGCGGGAAATTCGACAAAGGCAGTTACAAAGTATCCGGTGGATTGCATGGTGTGGGCGTTTCCGTTGTCAATGCTTTGTCCGAAAAATGCCGGGTCCGGATTCACCGAAACGGGAAAATTTATGAACAGACTTATGAAAAAGGAGTGCCCACTAAAAAGCTTGAGATAATCGGCAAATCCCGCCAATCAGGAACTACGGTCACTTTTTACCCCGATAAATCCATCTTCACGAAGGTACTGTTTGATAAAGAGGTCCTGGAAGAGAGAATGCGGGAACTGGCATTCTTGAACCGGGATGTATCCATCACGCTGATTGATGAAAGATCCGGAGAAGAAAGTTCTTTTCATTACAAAGGTGGAATCCGGGAATTTGTTACCTATTTGAATGAGGCAAGGTCGCCCCTTCATCCGAAACCGGTGTATATCACCGGGGAACGGGAGGATGTGTATGTCGAATTTGCCTTCCAGTATAATGACAGCTATAATGAAAACTTTTTTGCCTATGTCAATTGCATTCACACGATTGAAGGGGGAACCCACCTGACGGGCGCCCGGACGGCCCTGACCCGGAGCCTCAATTCTTATGCCCTCAAGAACAACCTGTTCAAGGGAATTAAGAAAAACAATTTTTCCCTGAGCGGTGAAGATACCCGGGAAGGTATTACGGCCGTCATTTCGGTCCGGGTGCCAGAGCCTCAGTTTGAGGGGCAGACAAAGACCAAGCTTGGCAACAGCGAAGTTAAAGGAATTGTTGACAGCATCATCAGTGATGGTCTCTCCGAATATTTTGAACAAAATCCGTCCGTGGCCCGGAAGGTCATTGAAAAATCGGTTTTGGCAGCCAAAGCCCGGGATGCTGCCAGGGCGGCACGAGAGCTGACCCGCCGGAAGAATGCCCTGGACAGCAGCAATCTTCCCGGGAAACTCTCAGACTGCTCAATTAAGGATCCGGCATTGAGCGAACTGTTTTTGGTTGAGGGAGATTCTGCCGGAGGAAGCGCCAAACAGGGACGCGACCGTCGTTTTCAGGCGATTCTTCCCCTTCGTGGAAAAATCCTCAACGTGGAAAAGGCCCGGTTGGATAAAATATTGTCCAATAATGAAATCCGTACCATGATTACGGCCATCGGAGCAGGTATTGGTAAAGAAGAATTTAACATTGAAAAAATCCGATACCATAAAATTATCATTATGACGGATGCCGATGTGGACGGGGCCCATATACGGACACTCCTCATGACTTTCTTTTACAGGCAGATGTTTGATCTGATCAAGGACGGCTATGTGTATATTGCCCAGCCCCCCCTCTACCGCATCAAGAATGGAAAATCTCTGCAATATGCTTATGACGACGACGAGCTGGTCAAATTGCTGAAACGCTATGATGCCAAAACAAGATCCCGGGTGAATATTTCCCGGTATAAAGGGCTTGGGGAGATGAATCCGGACCAGTTGTGGTCAACCACCATGGACCCCGAAACCCGGACACTGAAGCAGGTCTCCATTGAGGATGCCGCCGCCGCCGACAGGATGTTTTCTGTCTTGATGGGAGAAAGCGTGGAATCCCGGCGCCACTTTATTGAAGCCAACGCAAAATATGTAAAGAACCTCGATATCTGA
- a CDS encoding DUF721 domain-containing protein, which yields MKSIEGPLNALLTRLTGPRALIEYKAFRKWRDVVGEKIADVTEPEKIVYGILYVRVRDHVWRNELMMMSEELVEKYRTLMGETIVKKIRFI from the coding sequence ATGAAAAGTATTGAAGGTCCATTGAATGCTCTTTTGACGAGACTGACCGGCCCACGGGCGTTGATCGAATATAAAGCCTTTCGCAAATGGCGGGATGTTGTCGGAGAGAAAATTGCGGACGTCACGGAGCCCGAAAAGATTGTTTATGGAATTCTCTATGTCCGGGTCCGGGACCATGTGTGGCGCAATGAGCTTATGATGATGTCCGAAGAGCTTGTGGAAAAATATAGGACCCTCATGGGTGAAACGATTGTAAAAAAAATCAGGTTCATATAA
- the recF gene encoding DNA replication and repair protein RecF (All proteins in this family for which functions are known are DNA-binding proteins that assist the filamentation of RecA onto DNA for the initiation of recombination or recombinational repair.): MMLQTLTLRHFRCFQKQTFNFSPGLNILFGSNGSGKSSVLEAIFFSCLTRSFRTSRDAEAIMRDSDHALIKSKWENLGTVKFTLVRNLGKKLLLNDAPVERYSDWIGKLPAVVLSPEDSVLTSGTPQLKRQYFDRLFSQVSHEYLITLIRYSKLLKQRNAYLKLKNEKKSFTYDTQLEIYDEQLAPLSRELYIFRKDNFAILNDFLQEYFRAIDERDIPVFIEYKSSVSAPETDDAYIHDFLTESSRNIQNEILLKRSLRGAGYDRVEFKRSEQALKAGASQGEKKFWLVCMKLAEGKYIQKKGGIVPLYLFDDLFSELDIDHTRKLLNHIQNLKEIIVTSTDLSDLRRQGISLSPGSFNIIDV, from the coding sequence ATGATGTTGCAGACTTTAACACTCAGACATTTTCGCTGCTTTCAGAAGCAAACTTTTAACTTTTCTCCCGGCCTGAACATTCTGTTCGGTTCGAACGGGTCGGGAAAATCATCTGTTCTTGAAGCAATCTTTTTCAGTTGCCTTACCCGCTCTTTTCGAACGTCCCGGGACGCTGAAGCCATCATGCGGGATTCTGATCATGCTTTGATTAAAAGCAAATGGGAAAATTTGGGGACCGTTAAATTCACCCTGGTCCGGAATCTGGGAAAAAAATTGCTTCTGAATGATGCGCCCGTTGAACGGTATAGTGACTGGATCGGAAAATTGCCTGCCGTGGTCCTGTCTCCGGAAGATTCAGTGCTGACAAGCGGAACGCCTCAATTGAAACGTCAGTATTTTGACCGGCTTTTTTCCCAGGTTTCCCATGAATATTTAATCACCCTGATTCGCTATTCCAAGCTGCTGAAACAACGAAATGCGTATCTTAAACTTAAAAATGAAAAAAAGTCTTTCACTTACGATACCCAGCTTGAAATCTATGACGAGCAGCTGGCTCCTTTATCCCGGGAACTTTATATTTTCCGAAAGGATAATTTTGCTATTCTGAACGATTTTTTACAGGAATATTTTCGGGCTATCGACGAACGGGATATTCCTGTATTCATTGAGTACAAATCTTCCGTATCTGCTCCCGAAACAGACGACGCATATATCCATGATTTTTTAACTGAATCCAGTAGAAATATCCAAAATGAAATCTTGTTAAAAAGGTCCCTGCGCGGCGCCGGCTATGACCGGGTTGAATTTAAACGGTCCGAACAGGCCCTTAAGGCCGGGGCTTCCCAGGGAGAAAAAAAATTCTGGTTGGTCTGTATGAAGCTGGCTGAGGGTAAATATATTCAAAAGAAAGGTGGTATTGTACCGCTCTATTTATTTGATGACTTGTTTTCGGAACTGGATATTGACCATACCCGGAAATTGCTGAATCATATTCAGAATTTGAAAGAAATAATTGTTACGTCTACAGACCTTAGTGATTTAAGACGGCAGGGGATATCACTCTCCCCGGGATCGTTTAATATCATTGATGTATAG
- the dnaN gene encoding DNA polymerase III subunit beta, which yields MKFTVSKNDLYQSLQKVSKVTPIRSTLPILSCILVTAEDGELRLRATDLEITMETFCKADVEEGGSIAIPGRMILDITSELPETELTFSVDGESIEIKTPQGGEYHITGRSSAEFSGVPLIDDSTTILFSTEKLQRMVEKTIFCVSHDEMKAGLNGVLFQFRENSLRGVATDGHKLVQLTYENFENDTLERDVIIPVKFLNVSVANIKNVNEVRFKVGKNHVMLETEESVIYTRIIEERFPDYESVIPVKNPNKVLVDIDTFLSAIKRISIFSNKNTHQIALTFTENKVVISTEDVETASTAKEELSLSYEGEPLTIGYNAEYLKEAIRHIDGEKAKIFLNTPLSAGLFYPEEQAENENLLILLMPIRL from the coding sequence ATGAAATTTACCGTTTCTAAAAATGATCTTTACCAATCACTGCAGAAGGTCTCAAAAGTAACCCCGATCCGTTCTACATTGCCTATCCTGAGTTGTATTCTTGTTACTGCTGAAGACGGAGAACTTCGTTTAAGAGCAACAGATCTTGAAATTACCATGGAAACATTCTGCAAGGCTGACGTGGAAGAAGGTGGTTCCATTGCTATACCGGGACGCATGATTCTCGACATTACATCTGAACTTCCCGAAACCGAGTTAACGTTTAGTGTTGATGGTGAAAGTATTGAAATTAAAACGCCTCAGGGTGGAGAATATCACATAACCGGACGGTCCTCTGCCGAATTTTCGGGTGTTCCCCTGATTGATGACAGTACGACCATTCTTTTTTCAACGGAAAAACTCCAGCGAATGGTTGAAAAAACCATCTTTTGTGTGAGTCACGATGAAATGAAAGCAGGCCTGAATGGTGTGCTTTTTCAGTTCCGGGAAAATTCCCTGCGGGGCGTCGCAACAGATGGGCACAAACTGGTCCAGCTGACCTATGAAAATTTTGAAAACGACACACTCGAGCGGGATGTGATTATTCCCGTTAAATTTCTTAATGTCAGCGTGGCCAATATCAAAAACGTTAATGAAGTGCGCTTCAAGGTGGGAAAAAATCATGTCATGCTGGAAACAGAAGAGAGTGTTATTTACACACGGATTATCGAGGAGCGCTTTCCGGACTATGAAAGCGTGATTCCTGTTAAAAATCCCAATAAGGTCCTTGTTGATATTGATACCTTTTTATCGGCTATTAAAAGAATTTCCATTTTTTCCAACAAAAACACTCACCAGATTGCCTTGACATTCACCGAAAACAAGGTTGTCATATCGACGGAAGATGTGGAAACGGCTTCTACGGCAAAAGAAGAATTGTCCCTCAGTTACGAAGGAGAACCTTTAACCATCGGGTATAATGCCGAGTATCTGAAGGAAGCCATCCGTCATATCGACGGGGAAAAAGCAAAAATATTTCTCAATACGCCCTTGTCAGCAGGACTTTTCTATCCTGAAGAACAGGCAGAAAATGAAAACCTGTTGATTTTGCTCATGCCTATCCGGCTTTAA
- a CDS encoding peptidylprolyl isomerase yields the protein MLKYLSKGILFILFGLFPLNAQQLVDGIAAIVGQEIILYSDVQQLTIEMLRSSGANPSSMTDNDFMSMQNDALHELINMEIILLQAEEDSIVVRERDIQTSLDQQLQQYMDVFGSEEQIEKAFNLPMRKIREFLYDRVKSSLIVQQIQNERFGNISVSRPEVVSFYKENRDSIPDIPERVDISHILMIPNPSEDKVNQKREELKALRERILSGEISFDEAAREFSADRPSAANGGELGFSPKGTFVPNFEKTAFSLKEGEISDIVETQFGLHLIKLVERRGELVNPAHILFEIKKDETDNARTIHMLSTIRDSILSGGGFEDFALRYSEDPDVETNKGHLGEFPVNTLQIEEFKSVVDTMKEGEISKPFQTSFGYHILKLNKRKPSERITLETHYNILENMAASQKKQEAWNRWLDSLYKKFYVEIKR from the coding sequence ATGTTGAAGTACTTAAGTAAAGGAATTCTTTTCATACTGTTCGGGCTCTTTCCTCTGAACGCCCAGCAACTGGTAGACGGTATCGCAGCGATTGTGGGACAGGAAATTATTTTATACTCTGATGTGCAGCAGCTTACCATAGAAATGCTGCGCTCTTCCGGCGCGAATCCATCCTCCATGACTGATAACGATTTTATGTCCATGCAAAATGATGCGCTGCATGAATTAATCAACATGGAAATAATCCTTCTTCAGGCCGAAGAAGATTCCATTGTTGTCCGGGAAAGGGATATTCAAACGTCTCTGGATCAGCAGCTTCAGCAGTATATGGATGTCTTTGGATCAGAAGAACAAATTGAAAAGGCTTTCAATCTGCCCATGAGAAAAATCCGCGAATTCCTATATGATCGTGTGAAAAGTTCTTTGATCGTACAACAAATTCAGAATGAGCGTTTCGGCAACATAAGCGTCAGTCGCCCGGAAGTGGTGTCTTTCTATAAAGAAAACCGGGATTCTATACCTGATATTCCGGAACGGGTCGATATCAGCCATATTTTGATGATTCCGAACCCCTCAGAAGATAAAGTGAACCAAAAACGTGAAGAGTTAAAGGCCTTAAGAGAACGAATCCTGTCCGGAGAAATTTCTTTCGACGAAGCGGCCCGTGAATTTTCTGCCGACCGTCCCTCAGCCGCTAATGGAGGAGAATTGGGTTTTTCACCTAAAGGTACTTTTGTTCCCAATTTCGAAAAAACCGCTTTTTCTCTGAAAGAAGGCGAGATTTCAGATATTGTGGAAACTCAGTTCGGCCTTCACCTGATAAAACTGGTAGAACGGCGGGGAGAATTGGTAAACCCGGCACATATCCTTTTTGAAATCAAGAAGGATGAAACAGATAACGCCAGAACTATCCACATGTTGTCCACAATCCGCGATTCAATCCTTTCTGGTGGGGGTTTTGAGGATTTTGCTCTTCGGTACAGCGAAGATCCTGATGTTGAAACCAATAAAGGGCATTTGGGAGAATTTCCTGTTAACACACTGCAGATTGAAGAATTTAAATCGGTTGTGGATACAATGAAAGAAGGGGAAATTTCCAAACCTTTTCAAACTTCTTTTGGTTATCATATACTGAAGCTTAATAAGCGGAAGCCTTCTGAAAGAATCACATTGGAAACCCATTATAATATTTTGGAAAACATGGCTGCATCACAAAAAAAACAGGAAGCCTGGAATCGTTGGCTGGATTCTCTTTATAAAAAGTTCTATGTTGAAATCAAAAGATAG